One part of the Alistipes onderdonkii genome encodes these proteins:
- a CDS encoding RagB/SusD family nutrient uptake outer membrane protein encodes MKKIRIFATALLLAFTLSSCESFFDVELDDQAKIEDIFRQKTEVQKYLSHLYSYIPQEEEVVGMHGWTVGRADESLFSWYQWVYYTQFRTGNYSSATTNFNYWPDYYIGINQCSIFLKYIDLDKEDTPATLAYMKAEARFLRAYYYFLLFRQYGPVFIWGDQIADETIDGKTVDRHTVQQNIDFMVGELDAIKNDLPVRTDDIGIDGKQWAGRVTRGAALALKSRILLYAASPLYNGCDLYKGQMQNIRGEFLFPQSKDETKWEAAAQAAWDVIELAETGLYDLYKDTEQTDEFTRYMSSYQGVRLKPWNKETIWGWWSRSGSYSWLGGTGGLLACAMPGMTGASGAVYQGYGGIQPSLKLVDSYPMYTTGRYPVTGYQGENDMSKPIVDPQSGYQATGFTDGYKQPGIDWGDGIKAHNSCINRDPRYYACLVPNGFWWPNKTENIKFTCYNNDACTNKWNAGEGGGITRVGYVWRRLYETNKSLREATDYTTMKTVYPAFRLAEIYLNYAEACNEKPQRDEAAALEYLNKVRERVGLNKIQEAYPEIRGNQELLRWCIQKERMVEFGLEAMRHYDACRWMIAKKEYPSENWTLHVSATTYEESYERVSNDYVGSPAVFRDKDYLHPINATQMAEMTNMTQNYGH; translated from the coding sequence ATGAAAAAAATACGAATATTCGCAACCGCCCTGTTACTGGCCTTTACGCTGTCCTCCTGCGAGTCGTTCTTCGACGTGGAACTGGACGACCAGGCCAAGATCGAGGATATTTTCCGGCAGAAAACGGAAGTCCAGAAATACCTGAGCCACCTTTACTCCTACATTCCCCAGGAGGAAGAGGTCGTAGGCATGCACGGCTGGACGGTAGGACGTGCGGACGAGTCGTTGTTCTCGTGGTACCAGTGGGTCTACTACACCCAGTTCAGAACCGGCAACTACAGCAGCGCCACGACCAACTTCAATTACTGGCCGGATTACTACATCGGCATCAACCAGTGCTCCATCTTCCTGAAATATATCGACCTCGACAAGGAAGACACCCCGGCGACCCTCGCATACATGAAGGCCGAAGCCCGTTTCCTGCGCGCCTACTACTATTTCCTGCTGTTCCGCCAATACGGCCCGGTATTCATCTGGGGCGACCAGATCGCCGACGAGACGATCGACGGCAAGACCGTAGACCGCCACACCGTACAGCAGAACATCGACTTCATGGTCGGGGAGCTCGACGCGATCAAGAACGACCTGCCGGTACGCACCGACGACATCGGTATCGACGGCAAGCAGTGGGCCGGCCGTGTTACGCGCGGTGCAGCCCTGGCATTGAAATCGCGCATACTGCTTTATGCCGCATCGCCGTTATATAACGGGTGCGACCTTTACAAAGGCCAGATGCAGAACATACGCGGTGAATTCCTCTTCCCGCAGAGCAAGGATGAAACCAAATGGGAAGCAGCCGCACAGGCAGCCTGGGATGTCATCGAACTGGCAGAAACGGGCTTATACGATCTCTATAAGGACACGGAACAGACCGACGAATTCACGCGTTACATGTCCTCTTATCAGGGCGTAAGGCTGAAGCCCTGGAACAAGGAGACCATCTGGGGATGGTGGAGCCGCTCGGGCAGTTATTCGTGGCTGGGCGGCACGGGCGGTCTGCTGGCATGCGCCATGCCGGGCATGACGGGTGCTTCGGGCGCCGTTTACCAGGGTTACGGCGGTATCCAGCCTTCGCTGAAGCTGGTCGACAGCTATCCGATGTACACGACCGGACGCTATCCCGTGACAGGCTACCAGGGTGAGAACGACATGTCGAAACCCATCGTCGATCCGCAATCGGGTTATCAGGCGACCGGATTCACCGATGGGTACAAGCAGCCCGGTATCGACTGGGGCGACGGCATCAAGGCCCATAACAGCTGTATCAACCGTGATCCCCGTTATTATGCCTGCCTGGTGCCCAACGGCTTCTGGTGGCCCAACAAGACGGAGAACATCAAGTTCACCTGCTACAACAATGACGCCTGCACCAATAAGTGGAATGCAGGTGAAGGCGGCGGTATCACCCGCGTAGGTTATGTATGGCGCCGTCTTTACGAAACCAACAAATCGTTGCGCGAGGCTACCGACTATACCACGATGAAAACGGTTTACCCGGCGTTCCGCCTGGCGGAGATCTACCTCAACTATGCCGAGGCCTGCAACGAAAAGCCCCAGCGCGACGAAGCCGCAGCGCTCGAATACCTGAACAAGGTGCGCGAACGGGTGGGCCTGAATAAGATCCAGGAGGCCTATCCCGAGATCCGCGGCAACCAGGAGCTGCTCCGCTGGTGCATCCAGAAGGAGCGCATGGTAGAGTTCGGACTGGAAGCGATGCGCCACTACGACGCCTGCCGCTGGATGATCGCCAAGAAGGAATACCCGAGCGAGAACTGGACGCTGCACGTAAGCGCCACCACGTACGAAGAGTCTTACGAACGCGTGTCCAACGACTACGTCGGTTCGCCCGCCGTTTTCCGCGACAAGGATTACCTCCATCCTATCAATGCGACACAGATGGCCGAAATGACCAACATGACCCAGAATTACGGACATTAA
- a CDS encoding SusC/RagA family TonB-linked outer membrane protein has product MTGRVLDETKAGVPGATVIVKGSTRGVITGNDGTFSIDVKPTDVIEISYLGYETQSIPVGTKTNIVTELVRKVSELEAVTVVAYGKQRKESIIGAINTIDAGELEVASGSLSSNLAGKLAGIVVMQRTGEPGSSAEFWIRGQSTFGAKTTPLVLVDGIERDMDFVDADDIATFSILKDATATALYGVRGANGIILITTKRGTEMTAPQIRVKAEFGITQPVQLPELANASQWIDYYNELYRDSGSTEMPISDYARQMYLSGRDPDLYPNVDWVNTIFKDLAMTGRVHASVTGGSPKIRYYVSASYYTEGGMFNVADNDRYNAQMNFNKYSFRSNIDIDITKSTQLGLSLSTQYTTKNAPCTTTNDLYAYTMYVTPVATPTVFSNGMLAIPQESGSVNPYNMLNNTGYRRYNTMVAQSLLSLTQDFSDIITPGLKANVKFAWDAQNATLLERAMSPVTYYATGRDENGELMLTAANPNGSNYMRLATSDSSGTTAINFEGSLIYERLFAEDHRVSGMFLYSVRSKSKNRPVNYIDAYPTKNMGIAGRFTYAFRDKYFAEFNFGYNGSENFAPGKRYGFFPSYAVGYMISNEKFWEPLRDKVNILKIRASYGKIGNDEIGGSRRFAYNTTMNTNAGGFTFGDLGQTNLPGYSTGEYGNPDVAWEEATKADVGIELGLFNKIKIQADYFYEKREGIFIQRESTPSVVGTKTAQWVNLGRMKNQGFDMSLEFDHSFNKDFSISARGNFTYNRNKKLYDDKPDQIWKYQNLAGFANNQQFGLIAEGLFESEEDIANWPKQDFGTVRPGDIKYRDVNGDGVVNTFDKVAIGYTLVPEINYGFGASVKWKGIDVSVFFSGVGHVTRIIQGQNLFGASSTILRMGQIFEDVAKNRWTLDNQNPNAPYPRLSLNKVDNNQQLSTYWQRDMSFMRLKDAEIGYTLPESMTKKWGLSKIRFYIQGKNLVTFSDFKLWDPEVNANYGNVYPLIRTFAIGANVNF; this is encoded by the coding sequence ATGACCGGACGCGTCCTGGACGAGACCAAGGCGGGTGTACCGGGAGCCACCGTGATCGTCAAGGGCAGTACCCGCGGTGTCATCACGGGTAATGACGGTACCTTCTCGATCGACGTAAAGCCGACCGATGTAATCGAGATTTCGTACCTGGGTTATGAAACCCAGAGCATTCCCGTCGGAACGAAGACCAACATCGTGACCGAGCTGGTGCGCAAGGTTTCCGAACTGGAGGCAGTAACCGTAGTCGCATACGGTAAACAGCGCAAGGAGAGTATCATCGGCGCCATCAACACCATCGACGCCGGCGAACTGGAAGTGGCAAGCGGCTCGCTCTCCTCGAACCTCGCCGGCAAACTGGCGGGTATCGTCGTGATGCAGCGTACGGGCGAACCCGGATCGAGCGCCGAGTTCTGGATCCGCGGACAGAGTACGTTCGGTGCCAAAACCACCCCGCTGGTGCTCGTCGACGGTATCGAGCGCGACATGGACTTTGTCGACGCGGACGACATCGCCACGTTCTCCATCCTGAAGGACGCAACGGCGACCGCCCTCTACGGTGTGCGCGGTGCGAACGGCATCATCCTGATCACCACCAAACGAGGCACCGAAATGACGGCGCCCCAGATCCGCGTCAAGGCCGAATTCGGCATTACGCAGCCTGTCCAGCTGCCCGAGCTGGCGAACGCTTCGCAGTGGATCGACTACTACAACGAACTCTACCGCGACAGCGGCAGCACCGAGATGCCGATTTCGGACTACGCCCGCCAGATGTACCTGAGCGGCCGCGACCCCGACCTCTATCCGAACGTCGACTGGGTCAACACCATCTTCAAGGACTTGGCCATGACCGGCCGCGTACACGCGAGCGTCACGGGCGGCTCCCCGAAAATCCGTTACTACGTTTCGGCATCCTACTACACGGAAGGCGGTATGTTCAATGTCGCTGACAACGACCGTTACAATGCCCAGATGAACTTCAACAAGTACAGCTTCCGCTCGAACATCGACATCGACATTACCAAGTCGACGCAGCTGGGCCTTTCGCTCTCCACGCAGTATACGACCAAAAACGCTCCCTGCACGACCACGAACGACCTGTACGCCTACACGATGTACGTTACCCCCGTGGCTACGCCGACCGTATTTTCGAACGGCATGCTGGCAATCCCGCAGGAGTCGGGCTCGGTCAACCCCTACAACATGCTGAACAACACCGGATACCGGCGCTACAACACCATGGTGGCGCAGTCCCTGCTGTCGCTGACGCAGGATTTCTCGGACATCATCACCCCCGGCCTGAAAGCCAATGTAAAATTCGCATGGGATGCACAGAACGCAACCCTCCTGGAGCGCGCAATGTCCCCCGTGACCTACTATGCCACCGGGCGCGACGAAAACGGCGAACTGATGCTGACCGCTGCCAACCCCAACGGCAGCAACTACATGCGCCTCGCGACATCGGACTCGTCGGGTACGACGGCCATCAATTTCGAGGGCTCGCTTATCTATGAGCGCCTCTTCGCGGAAGACCACCGCGTAAGCGGCATGTTCCTCTACTCGGTACGCAGCAAATCCAAAAACAGGCCCGTCAATTACATCGACGCCTACCCGACTAAGAACATGGGTATCGCCGGGCGTTTCACCTACGCCTTCCGCGACAAGTATTTCGCCGAGTTCAACTTCGGTTACAACGGTTCAGAGAACTTCGCCCCCGGCAAGCGCTACGGCTTCTTCCCCTCGTACGCCGTAGGATACATGATCAGCAACGAAAAATTCTGGGAGCCGCTGCGCGACAAGGTCAACATCCTGAAAATCCGCGCCTCGTACGGTAAGATCGGTAACGACGAGATCGGCGGCAGCCGCCGTTTCGCCTACAATACGACCATGAACACCAATGCCGGCGGGTTCACTTTCGGCGACCTGGGACAGACCAACCTGCCCGGCTATTCGACCGGCGAGTACGGCAACCCGGACGTTGCCTGGGAAGAGGCGACGAAGGCCGACGTCGGTATCGAGCTGGGGCTGTTCAACAAGATCAAGATCCAGGCGGACTACTTCTATGAGAAACGCGAAGGCATCTTCATCCAGCGCGAATCCACCCCGTCGGTGGTCGGCACGAAAACGGCGCAGTGGGTCAACCTCGGCCGCATGAAGAACCAGGGTTTCGACATGTCGCTCGAATTCGACCACAGCTTCAACAAGGATTTCAGCATATCGGCACGCGGTAACTTCACCTACAACCGCAACAAGAAACTCTACGACGACAAACCCGACCAGATCTGGAAATACCAGAACCTCGCCGGCTTTGCCAACAACCAGCAGTTCGGCCTGATCGCCGAAGGCCTGTTCGAGTCGGAAGAGGACATCGCCAACTGGCCCAAGCAGGATTTCGGCACCGTGCGCCCGGGTGACATCAAGTACCGCGACGTCAACGGCGACGGCGTGGTCAACACCTTCGACAAGGTGGCCATCGGCTATACGCTCGTACCGGAGATCAACTACGGTTTCGGCGCCAGCGTCAAATGGAAAGGCATCGACGTATCGGTATTCTTCTCGGGCGTGGGCCACGTGACCCGCATCATCCAGGGCCAGAACCTCTTCGGCGCTTCGTCGACGATCCTCCGCATGGGACAGATCTTCGAAGATGTGGCAAAGAACCGCTGGACGCTCGACAACCAGAATCCCAACGCCCCCTACCCCCGCCTGTCGCTCAACAAGGTGGACAACAACCAGCAACTTTCGACCTACTGGCAGCGCGACATGAGCTTCATGCGTCTGAAAGATGCGGAGATCGGCTATACGCTCCCCGAAAGCATGACCAAGAAATGGGGCCTGTCCAAGATCAGGTTCTATATCCAGGGAAAGAACCTGGTTACATTCAGCGATTTCAAACTCTGGGATCCCGAGGTAAATGCAAATTACGGTAATGTATACCCCCTCATACGTACCTTTGCAATCGGTGCAAATGTCAACTTCTAA
- a CDS encoding DUF6259 domain-containing protein, with the protein MMIKNCCMLVAGLLLHTQIFAQDKTAASRTGEDYTLSNGAVEAVFSGSGSFDIEKLVLNGKQVVGAGKNETPWILIYKGSQGENPELKPEHAVYRGVQVRDDARAKTLVFTWELTLDYSPVKYPVRMYVTLPDGGELLQWNIEADLPAGWLVTDLKFPNVVIERPEDGRIITTEGWGVEKPLDIATFEARYPSHASAMQFLVVHNAEGAFYYGTEDRRGCGKTYSAQCTPTTVAFCDAIPASAGWIADGTFRLPWVSVTGFTPKGWEDAVVRWYRPFTFTTEWGSKPLASRNIPQWCYDADAWVRAKHVTDQTYDAVRRAARYFGQGLGVHWYFWHHYPYDTHYPDYLPAQERFAGMVRDAQLLGARVTPYINGRLWDPAADSYKRDRGYDASCRKPDGSLYTEIYPTSKVLNTVTCPSTDIWHRKIIGLVDSLQHAIGVNGIYIDQIAAAAPEPCWNEAHGHPVGGGDFWYDGYRRLIGEIRAHHLLEDRILTSEENAECYIDLFDMLLVVNTPHEEDNCIIRPVFPMVYSDRAVTSAFTYTPSEADKMSLGDFRYELAKALLWGSQIGWVDPIPLMSEQAVSEARFMKTLMDFRRSLHDVVYGGLFIRELTPAGDNPIVKIPGFGDDASVLAAEWRKPDGRKVYIVVNMDEKKHKVSLPGVDKPFDVAGASCKRIDL; encoded by the coding sequence ATGATGATTAAAAATTGTTGTATGCTGGTGGCGGGCCTCCTGCTACACACGCAAATATTCGCACAGGATAAAACGGCCGCAAGCCGTACCGGCGAAGACTACACCCTGTCGAACGGTGCGGTCGAGGCCGTTTTCAGCGGGAGCGGAAGCTTCGACATCGAGAAACTGGTGCTCAACGGGAAACAGGTCGTCGGGGCAGGCAAGAACGAAACGCCGTGGATCCTGATATACAAAGGTTCCCAGGGAGAAAACCCGGAGTTGAAACCCGAACATGCCGTTTACCGCGGGGTGCAAGTCCGCGATGACGCCCGGGCCAAAACTTTGGTGTTCACGTGGGAGCTGACGTTGGACTACTCGCCGGTGAAATATCCCGTGCGGATGTACGTGACGCTTCCCGACGGCGGCGAGCTGCTGCAATGGAACATAGAGGCCGACCTGCCCGCCGGGTGGCTGGTCACGGATCTGAAATTCCCCAATGTCGTGATCGAACGCCCCGAAGACGGCAGGATCATCACCACCGAAGGCTGGGGCGTCGAGAAGCCGCTCGACATCGCCACGTTCGAAGCCCGTTACCCGTCGCATGCCTCCGCCATGCAGTTCCTCGTGGTACACAATGCCGAGGGTGCGTTCTATTACGGGACGGAAGACCGCCGCGGTTGCGGAAAGACCTATTCGGCGCAGTGTACGCCGACGACGGTTGCGTTCTGCGATGCCATCCCCGCCTCGGCCGGATGGATCGCGGACGGGACGTTCCGCCTGCCGTGGGTCTCGGTCACGGGTTTCACGCCGAAGGGTTGGGAAGATGCCGTTGTCAGGTGGTACCGTCCGTTTACCTTCACGACCGAATGGGGCAGCAAGCCGCTCGCCTCGCGCAATATCCCGCAGTGGTGTTACGATGCCGACGCGTGGGTGCGTGCCAAGCATGTGACCGACCAGACGTACGATGCCGTCCGGCGTGCTGCCCGGTATTTCGGGCAAGGGCTGGGTGTGCACTGGTATTTCTGGCATCATTACCCCTACGATACCCACTATCCCGATTACCTGCCCGCACAGGAGCGTTTCGCAGGGATGGTGCGTGACGCCCAGCTTCTGGGGGCGCGTGTGACGCCTTATATCAACGGCCGGCTCTGGGATCCGGCGGCCGACAGCTATAAGCGCGACCGCGGTTACGACGCGTCGTGCCGTAAACCCGACGGTTCGCTCTATACCGAGATTTACCCCACGTCGAAAGTCCTCAATACGGTGACCTGCCCCTCGACGGATATCTGGCACCGGAAGATCATCGGACTGGTGGACAGCCTGCAACACGCGATCGGGGTGAACGGAATCTATATCGACCAGATCGCTGCGGCGGCGCCCGAACCCTGTTGGAACGAGGCGCACGGCCATCCGGTCGGGGGCGGCGATTTCTGGTACGACGGCTATCGCAGGCTTATCGGCGAGATCCGTGCGCACCACCTGCTCGAGGACAGGATCCTGACCAGCGAGGAGAATGCCGAGTGCTATATCGACCTGTTCGACATGCTGCTGGTCGTCAATACGCCCCATGAGGAGGACAACTGCATCATCCGGCCGGTGTTCCCGATGGTCTATTCCGACCGTGCCGTCACCAGCGCCTTCACCTATACGCCGAGCGAGGCGGATAAGATGTCGCTGGGCGATTTCCGTTACGAACTGGCGAAGGCGTTGTTGTGGGGTTCGCAGATCGGGTGGGTCGACCCCATCCCGCTGATGTCGGAACAGGCCGTCAGCGAGGCGCGTTTCATGAAGACGCTCATGGATTTCCGCCGCAGCCTGCACGATGTCGTGTACGGCGGCCTCTTCATCCGCGAGCTCACCCCGGCGGGCGACAACCCCATCGTGAAGATCCCCGGGTTCGGCGATGACGCGTCGGTGCTGGCCGCCGAGTGGCGGAAGCCGGACGGCCGCAAGGTCTATATCGTTGTCAATATGGATGAAAAAAAACATAAGGTTTCGTTACCCGGCGTGGATAAGCCCTTCGATGTGGCGGGTGCGTCCTGCAAGCGTATCGATTTGTAA
- a CDS encoding TolC family protein — MKRVILSALAAGIFATAAAQEELTLRKCLEIGLENNYDIRIVRNEERISDNNATAANAGMVPTIDFEAGYSGALDNERTTPREGDAWSDNGIYDQTFNAGINLNWTIFDGFRIRTNYKKLKEMQEMGTVRTRITIEDFVASLTAEYYNYVQQTLRLQNFRYAVALSRERLRITEARVSVGNFSRLDLLQARVDFNADSSKYMSQQELVSASRIRINELLANKDVNEMLCIRDSVIEVNGELKWEELLAQTLDTNASLLLAGHDNVLAELDLKTVQARNYPYLNLTTGYGYTYNRFGNGTTQSRGTLGLNAGVKLGITIFDGNRRREQRNARIDVENAQLTRERLEQSLRANLSNFWQAYRNNLEVIQLEKENLIAAKENYEIAMERYLLGDLPGIEMREAQKSLLDAEERILTAKYNTKVCEISLQQISGNVMTYME; from the coding sequence ATGAAACGAGTGATTTTATCGGCCCTGGCCGCGGGGATTTTCGCAACGGCGGCGGCACAGGAGGAGCTGACCCTCCGCAAGTGCCTGGAAATAGGGTTGGAAAACAACTACGACATACGCATCGTGCGCAATGAGGAGCGCATCAGCGACAACAATGCCACGGCGGCAAATGCCGGCATGGTGCCGACGATCGACTTCGAGGCGGGTTATTCGGGGGCGCTGGACAACGAGCGCACCACACCGCGCGAAGGGGACGCATGGTCGGACAACGGCATCTACGACCAGACGTTCAACGCCGGGATCAACCTCAACTGGACGATTTTCGACGGATTCCGCATCCGTACCAACTACAAAAAGCTCAAAGAGATGCAGGAGATGGGCACTGTCCGCACCCGCATCACGATCGAGGACTTCGTAGCCAGCCTGACGGCCGAATACTACAATTACGTCCAGCAAACGCTGCGCCTGCAGAATTTCCGCTATGCCGTGGCGCTTTCGCGCGAGCGGCTGCGCATCACCGAAGCGCGGGTCAGCGTCGGCAATTTCTCGCGCCTCGACCTGTTGCAGGCACGCGTGGACTTCAATGCCGACAGTTCGAAATATATGTCCCAGCAGGAGCTGGTTTCGGCTTCGCGCATCCGCATCAACGAACTGCTGGCCAACAAGGACGTCAACGAAATGCTCTGTATCCGCGACTCGGTGATCGAGGTCAACGGCGAGCTCAAATGGGAGGAGCTGCTGGCACAGACGCTCGACACGAATGCCTCTCTGCTGCTGGCAGGGCATGACAATGTGCTGGCCGAACTCGACCTGAAGACCGTGCAGGCGCGCAACTACCCCTATCTGAACCTGACGACGGGATACGGCTACACCTACAACCGTTTCGGGAACGGGACGACCCAGTCGCGCGGGACGCTGGGACTGAACGCCGGGGTGAAACTCGGCATCACGATCTTCGACGGCAACCGCCGCCGGGAGCAGCGCAACGCCCGCATCGACGTGGAAAATGCGCAGCTCACGCGCGAAAGGCTCGAGCAGTCGCTGCGTGCCAACCTGTCGAACTTCTGGCAGGCCTACCGCAATAACCTCGAGGTGATCCAATTGGAAAAAGAGAACCTGATCGCCGCCAAGGAGAACTACGAGATCGCCATGGAGCGTTACCTGCTGGGCGACTTGCCGGGCATCGAGATGCGCGAAGCGCAGAAGAGCCTGCTCGATGCCGAAGAGCGCATCCTCACGGCGAAATACAATACGAAGGTTTGCGAAATATCGTTGCAGCAGATCAGCGGCAACGTCATGACTTACATGGAATAA